A genomic stretch from Mya arenaria isolate MELC-2E11 chromosome 10, ASM2691426v1 includes:
- the LOC128206639 gene encoding F-box only protein 5-like, giving the protein MEADFLHGPIERLPLPKDLEKKRSFSTSTPFIGQHHHVSHKNRALSISIGSTMQDDSGLGSSLTEISVTNPMDSAKPTVTFTVCKTPTSSVNSPFHLNNTIQSSASPKSSKRFSSRRSLESYFSFDEAETSSASRNDTLNSSQSRISRSFDCSFVRKLDLDLDIYDNQKESQSSSSPLLSSSLPNESHILKNFEAVLQKFSPSEPDRLIGRKMGRNHVDILSQLDQLNISCVSTILSYLDPQDLCSISQVSTDWKRVVESDSMANSRRRRFLQQHRARLQEQGKENIGKRTHSGAPRAATGPLQSLPITQETTEGPPRQTIQRDKTVTEQFIEAASQLKNEEKLQKCPKCRKPAKCLPVQDRGYCQSPDCGYDFCTKCSYDFHGSKGCVPIVSKKTKSSTIGTKKSKKNLKRL; this is encoded by the exons ATGGAAGCAGATTTTTTACATGGACCTATAGAGAGGTTGCCTCTTCCAAAGGATCTTGAGAAAAAACGGTCTTTTAGTACCAGTACGCCTTTCATCGGACAACACCATCATGTGTCTCACAAAAATCGTGCCTTATCCATCAGTATTGGCTCAACCATGCAAGATGACAGTGGACTGGGATCGTCCCTTACAGAGATCTCAGTCACCAACCCCATGGACAGTGCTAAGCCTACTGTGACCTTTACCGTGTGTAAAACACCAACTTCAAGTGTGAACTCTCCTTTCCATTTAAACAATACCATCCAATCTAGTGCTAGTCCTAAGTCTTCCAAAAGATTCTCCAGTCGACGAAGTTTAGAATCCTACTTTAGTTTTGATGAAGCTGAAACGTCTAGTGCAAGCCGTAATGACACTCTTAATTCAAGTCAAAGTCGCATTTCACGATCTTTTGATTGCAGTTTTGTGAGAAAGTTGGATCTAGATTTAGACATTTATGACAATCAAAAAGAATCTCAATCATCATCTTCACCACTCCTTTCATCCTCATTGCCAAATGAATCTCATATACTGAAAAACTTTGAAGCTGTCTTACAGAAATTCTCTCCAAGTGAACCAGATCGTCTCATTGGGCGAAAAATGGGCAGAAACCATGTTGACATTCTATCACAGCTGGAccagctgaatatttcatgtgtttcaaCAATTCTCTCATACCTTGATCCTCAAGACCTTTGCAG CATATCTCAAGTAAGCACTGACTGGAAGAGGGTTGTCGAGAGTGATTCCATGGCCAACTCTAGACGGAGGCGCTTCCTTCAACAACATCGGGCCCGATTACAGGAACAAGGAAAG GAGAATATTGGAAAGCGGACACATTCTGGTGCTCCCAGAGCGGCGACTGGGCCTCTACAGAGTCTGCCTATCACACAGGAAACAACAGAAGGGCCTCCCAGACAAACCATACAGAGGGATAAAACAGTCACTGAACAGTTCATTGAG GCAGCATCTCAGCTGAAGAATGAAGAGAAACTACAGAAGTGTCCAAAGTGTCGGAAACCAGCCAAGTGTCTCCCGGTTCAGGATAGAGGCTATTGTCAAAGCCCTGACTGTGGGTATGACTTCTGCACAAAATGCTCGTACGATTTCCATGGTTCCAAGGGGTGTGTACCCATTGTGAGCAAAAAGACGAAAAGTTCCACGATTGGTACGAAAAAGAGCAAGAAGAATTTGAAACGGTTGTGA
- the LOC128206255 gene encoding tRNA-splicing endonuclease subunit Sen34-like → MFYETNKMSTAKFAVKITKFQNDFLIWSASDSRVVREEFRIVGTLTGCLPRAPHQNTHLGLPLQLCKEEVRLLIDKGFAELVETVYEDANDTTRNEFKQREQESYERQIDLFKEDRKVELKRCLPKIIEGKKAKRNKLLDERKKKGEDIPDSEYEAEIELRVEDIAIPDIEKRHMMVQTPLECATKKTTYKPVDWDFPHTDSEKLRYAVFRDLWERGHFITSGLKFGGDFLSYPGDPSRFHSFFIVVCRPYREPLCAGDIVTMGRLGTSVKKTVVLCSLDDAGRICYTSLQWTGIS, encoded by the exons ATGTTTTACGAAACTAATAAGATGTCCACAGCAAAGTTTGCAGTCAAAATAACAAAGTTTCAAAATGATTTCTTAATATGGTCTGCCTCAG attCACGTGTAGTGAGGGAAGAGTTCCGCATTGTTGGGACCCTAACAGGGTGTTTGCCGCGGGCTCCACATCAAAACACACACCTTGGTCTGCCTCTGCAACTTTGTAAGGAAGAGGTCAGACTTCTCATTGATAAAG gaTTTGCTGAGCTAGTGGAGACTGTATACGAAGATGCTAATGACACAACTAGAAATGAGTTCAAACAGAGAGAGCAGGAGAGTTATGAAAGACAG attgatttgtttaaagaGGACAGAAAGGTCGAGCTAAAGCGATGTCTGCCCAAGATTATTGAGGGGAAAAAagcaaaaagaaataaacttcTGGATGAAAGAAAGAAGAAAG GTGAAGACATACCAGACAGTGAGTATGAGGCAGAGATTGAGCTACGTGTAGAGGACATCGCCATTCCCGATATAGAGAAGAGACACATGATGGTGCAGACACCGCTTG aatgtGCTACGAAAAAGACCACCTACAAACCAGTAGACTGGGACTTTCCCCACACGGACAGTGAGAAACTTCGCTATGCCGTATTCAGGGATCTTTGGGAGAGAGGTCATTTTATAACCTCAGGGCTGAAGTTTGGAGGGGACTTCCTCTCATACCCGG GTGACCCCTCTCGGTTCCACTCATTCTTCATAGTTGTATGCAGGCCGTACAGGGAACCATTATGTGCAGGGGATATTGTAACAATGGGAAGGCTGGGAACCAGTGTTAAGAAAACTGTGGTGCTTTGTTCACTGGATGATGCGGGAAGAATCTGCTATACTTCGTTACAATGGACTGGCATTAGCTGA